In Streptomyces sp. NBC_01707, a genomic segment contains:
- a CDS encoding biotin transporter BioY, with amino-acid sequence MSTAAAPVRTGAVLADLLPAVRHRYAVDTALVVGGAALTGIAAQIAVPIPGSPVPVTGQTFAALLVGTALGARRGFLSLAVYALVGMAGMPWFAGGSSGAGGASFGYVLGMLLAATVVGDLARRGGDRSVLRTAGTMVLGSAIIYAVGVPYLALSTGMSASAAIAAGLVPFLLGDALKAALAMGALPAAWKLVGRRG; translated from the coding sequence ATGAGCACTGCTGCCGCCCCCGTCCGTACCGGAGCGGTCCTCGCCGACCTGCTGCCCGCCGTCAGGCACCGTTACGCCGTCGACACGGCCCTGGTCGTCGGTGGCGCCGCGCTCACCGGCATCGCCGCCCAGATCGCCGTCCCGATCCCCGGCTCCCCGGTCCCCGTCACCGGCCAGACCTTCGCCGCGCTCCTCGTCGGCACCGCGCTCGGCGCGCGCCGCGGCTTCCTCTCCCTCGCGGTGTACGCGCTCGTCGGCATGGCGGGCATGCCGTGGTTCGCCGGCGGCAGCTCCGGCGCGGGCGGCGCCTCGTTCGGTTACGTCCTCGGCATGCTCCTCGCCGCCACCGTGGTCGGCGATCTCGCCCGCCGCGGCGGCGACCGCTCCGTGCTGCGCACCGCCGGCACCATGGTGCTCGGCTCCGCGATCATCTACGCCGTCGGTGTCCCGTACCTCGCACTGTCCACCGGCATGTCGGCGAGCGCCGCGATCGCCGCCGGCCTGGTGCCCTTCCTGCTCGGTGACGCGCTGAAGGCGGCGCTGGCGATGGGCGCGCTGCCCGCAGCCTGGAAGCTCGTCGGCCGCCGCGGCTGA
- a CDS encoding superoxide dismutase — protein sequence MATYTLPELPYDYAALEPVINPQIIELHHDKHHAAYVKGANATLEQLEEARDKEAWGAVNGLQKNLAFHLSGHILHSIYWHNMSGDGGGEPLAADGVGDLADAITDSFGSYAGFKSQLTKAAATTQGSGWGVLAYEPLSGRLIVEQVYDHQGNVGQGSVPILVFDAWEHAFYLQYKNQKVDFIEAMWRVVNWQDVAKRYAAAKERADVLLLAP from the coding sequence ATGGCCACCTACACGCTCCCGGAACTCCCTTACGACTACGCGGCGCTCGAACCGGTCATCAATCCGCAGATCATCGAGCTCCACCACGACAAGCACCACGCCGCCTACGTCAAGGGCGCCAACGCCACCCTGGAGCAGTTGGAAGAGGCGCGTGACAAGGAGGCCTGGGGAGCCGTCAACGGCCTGCAGAAGAACCTCGCGTTCCATCTCTCCGGCCACATCCTGCACTCGATCTACTGGCACAACATGAGCGGCGACGGCGGCGGCGAGCCCCTCGCGGCGGACGGCGTCGGCGACCTCGCGGACGCCATCACCGACTCCTTCGGCTCGTACGCGGGCTTCAAGTCCCAGCTGACGAAGGCCGCCGCCACCACGCAGGGTTCCGGCTGGGGGGTGCTGGCGTACGAGCCGCTCAGCGGCAGGCTGATCGTCGAGCAGGTCTACGACCACCAGGGCAACGTCGGCCAGGGCTCGGTTCCGATCCTGGTCTTCGACGCCTGGGAACACGCCTTCTACCTCCAGTACAAGAACCAGAAGGTCGACTTCATCGAAGCCATGTGGCGCGTCGTCAACTGGCAGGACGTGGCGAAGCGGTACGCGGCCGCCAAGGAGCGCGCCGACGTCCTGCTGCTCGCCCCCTGA
- a CDS encoding histidine phosphatase family protein: MTIFPTTLLLARHGQTVWHSENRYAGVSEVALTDEGRHQAEQLAKWAVRHPVDAIWTSTVSRAIETAEPACRALGLVPGREHDLRECDFGAVEGRTLAEFAAEDPKWAEAYVADPVTHPFPGAEDPRTAAARGTAALRRIAHFHPGQRVLVVAHNTLLRLVLCELLSIPLGAYRRVLPQLRNAAVSEVQLGDEGGALLSLNVPCAPDVSS, translated from the coding sequence ATGACCATCTTCCCCACGACGCTGCTGCTCGCCCGGCACGGACAGACCGTCTGGCACTCCGAGAACCGCTACGCCGGGGTCAGCGAGGTCGCACTCACCGACGAGGGCCGCCACCAGGCCGAGCAGCTGGCCAAGTGGGCGGTCCGGCATCCGGTCGACGCGATCTGGACGTCGACCGTCTCCCGCGCCATCGAGACCGCGGAACCCGCCTGCCGGGCGCTCGGCCTCGTACCCGGCCGCGAACACGATCTGCGCGAGTGCGACTTCGGGGCGGTGGAGGGGCGCACCCTTGCCGAATTCGCCGCCGAGGATCCGAAATGGGCCGAGGCGTATGTCGCCGACCCGGTGACCCATCCGTTCCCCGGGGCCGAGGACCCGCGCACGGCGGCGGCCCGGGGGACGGCGGCGCTGCGCCGGATCGCGCACTTCCATCCGGGGCAGCGGGTACTGGTCGTCGCACACAACACGCTGCTGCGGCTGGTGCTGTGCGAACTGCTGTCGATCCCGCTCGGCGCCTACCGCCGGGTCCTTCCGCAATTGCGCAACGCGGCGGTGAGCGAGGTGCAACTGGGGGACGAGGGCGGCGCGCTGCTCTCCCTCAACGTGCCGTGTGCCCCCGACGTCAGTTCTTGA
- a CDS encoding amino acid permease yields the protein MSRTSASPPTAGSEVSAVPAGSDVSAVKADSALTHGLKQRHLSMIALGGVIGAGLFVGSGAGIASAGPSIVIAYAISGLLVMFVMRMLGEMSAANPASGSFSVHAERAIGPWAGFTAGWAFWVLLCVAVGLEGIGAAKIVTGWLPGTPEWAWVALFMAVFLGTNLAAVKNFGEFEFWFASLKVAAITLFLVLGVLAILGVLPGTDAPGGTNLRGDGGFLPNGSNGFIIGLLASVFAYGGLETVTIAAAESENPVRGVAKAVRTAMWRIALFYVGSMAVIVTLVPWDDPKVAAVGPFYAALDHLGISGAAEIMNVVILIALLSAMNANIYGASRMACSLVARGQGPKRLGRVSSGVPRTAVLVSSVFGFLCVLLSYWRPDDVFPWLLNMIGAVILVVWIFIAVSQLLLRRRLEREAPEKLVVRMWLFPVGTLLALAAMAGIFLLMLREPDTRDQLLATGALTVVLAVIGVVRQRRAAAVKN from the coding sequence ATGTCTCGGACCTCCGCGTCTCCCCCCACCGCCGGCTCCGAAGTCTCCGCAGTCCCGGCCGGCTCCGACGTGTCCGCCGTCAAGGCCGACTCCGCCCTCACCCATGGACTCAAACAGCGCCATCTGTCGATGATCGCCCTCGGCGGCGTCATCGGTGCCGGGCTGTTCGTAGGTTCCGGAGCGGGTATCGCCTCCGCCGGGCCCTCGATCGTCATCGCGTACGCCATCTCCGGGCTGCTGGTCATGTTCGTGATGCGCATGCTCGGCGAGATGTCCGCGGCCAATCCGGCCTCCGGTTCCTTCTCCGTCCACGCCGAACGGGCGATCGGGCCGTGGGCGGGGTTCACCGCCGGCTGGGCGTTCTGGGTACTGCTCTGTGTCGCCGTCGGGCTGGAAGGGATCGGCGCCGCGAAGATCGTCACCGGCTGGCTGCCCGGCACTCCCGAGTGGGCGTGGGTGGCGCTGTTCATGGCTGTCTTCCTCGGCACGAACCTGGCCGCAGTGAAGAACTTCGGCGAGTTCGAGTTCTGGTTCGCCTCGCTGAAGGTCGCCGCGATCACGCTCTTCCTGGTGCTGGGCGTGCTGGCGATCCTCGGGGTGCTGCCCGGCACGGACGCCCCGGGCGGCACCAATCTCCGCGGCGACGGCGGGTTCCTGCCGAACGGCTCCAACGGCTTCATCATCGGACTGCTCGCCTCCGTCTTCGCGTACGGCGGTCTGGAGACGGTCACCATCGCCGCGGCCGAGTCCGAGAACCCGGTGCGGGGCGTCGCCAAGGCGGTCCGGACGGCGATGTGGCGGATCGCGCTGTTCTACGTCGGTTCGATGGCGGTCATCGTCACTCTCGTACCGTGGGACGACCCGAAGGTCGCGGCGGTCGGCCCGTTCTACGCGGCCCTCGACCACCTGGGCATCAGCGGCGCCGCGGAGATCATGAATGTGGTCATCCTGATCGCGCTGCTCTCCGCGATGAACGCGAACATCTACGGTGCTTCGCGGATGGCCTGCTCGCTGGTCGCCCGCGGCCAGGGGCCGAAGCGGCTCGGCCGGGTCAGCTCCGGCGTGCCCCGTACCGCCGTGCTCGTCTCGTCCGTCTTCGGCTTCCTGTGCGTGCTGTTGAGCTACTGGCGGCCGGACGATGTCTTCCCGTGGCTGCTCAACATGATCGGCGCGGTGATCCTGGTCGTCTGGATCTTCATCGCGGTGTCGCAGCTGCTCCTGCGCCGCCGGCTGGAGCGCGAGGCACCCGAGAAGCTGGTCGTGCGGATGTGGCTGTTCCCGGTGGGGACGCTGCTCGCGCTGGCGGCCATGGCAGGCATCTTCCTGCTGATGCTGCGCGAGCCCGACACGCGTGACCAGCTGCTGGCGACCGGTGCACTGACCGTCGTACTGGCCGTCATCGGTGTGGTACGCCAGCGGCGGGCCGCGGCCGTCAAGAACTGA
- a CDS encoding amino acid permease produces MTQTTLAGPGHQPGEPGRADKPGSSDGLQAGLKNRHLSMIAIGGVIGAGLFVGSGAGIAAAGPAILLSYALVGLMVVFVMRMLGEMAAARPSSGSFSAYADHALGRWAGFSIGWLYWFFWVVVLAVEATAGAKILEGWVPGVPQWAWALIVMVVLTATNLVSVSSYGEFEFWFAGIKVVAIAAFVVVGLLAVFGLLPGSDNPGSGLAHLTDSGGFFPHGPGAILTGVLMVVFSFMGSEIVTLAAGESENPQRAVQKATNSVIWRIAVFYLGSIFIVLTLLPWNDASILKDGSYVAALNSIGIPHAGQVMDVIVLTAVLSCLNSGLYTASRMAFSLGERGDAPKAFARTNKRGVPRAAILSSVVFGFVAVFFNYQWPDTVFQFLLNSSGAVALFVWLVICFTQLRMRGIILRESPEKLVVRMWLFPYLTWATIAMISFVLVYMLTDDSGREQVLLSLLVAAIVVAISLVRDVRQRRAGAAAVTADASADA; encoded by the coding sequence ATGACGCAAACGACTCTGGCAGGGCCGGGCCACCAGCCCGGCGAGCCGGGCCGGGCGGACAAGCCGGGCTCCTCGGACGGGCTCCAGGCCGGTCTCAAGAACCGTCACCTCTCGATGATCGCCATCGGCGGAGTGATCGGCGCGGGCCTCTTCGTGGGTTCCGGTGCCGGTATCGCCGCCGCGGGACCCGCCATTCTGCTCTCGTACGCGCTGGTCGGCCTCATGGTCGTCTTCGTGATGCGGATGCTCGGCGAGATGGCCGCGGCCCGGCCCAGCTCGGGCTCCTTCTCCGCCTACGCCGACCACGCCCTCGGCCGCTGGGCCGGCTTCTCGATCGGCTGGCTGTACTGGTTCTTCTGGGTCGTGGTGCTCGCCGTCGAAGCCACGGCGGGTGCCAAGATCCTGGAGGGCTGGGTACCGGGCGTCCCGCAGTGGGCATGGGCGCTGATCGTCATGGTGGTGCTCACCGCGACGAACCTGGTCTCGGTCAGTTCGTACGGAGAGTTCGAGTTCTGGTTCGCCGGGATCAAGGTCGTGGCGATCGCCGCGTTCGTGGTCGTCGGGTTGCTCGCCGTCTTCGGACTGCTGCCCGGTTCGGACAACCCGGGGTCGGGGCTCGCCCATCTCACCGACAGCGGCGGCTTCTTCCCCCACGGCCCGGGTGCCATCCTCACCGGTGTGCTCATGGTCGTCTTCTCCTTCATGGGCAGCGAGATCGTGACGCTGGCGGCCGGCGAGTCGGAGAACCCGCAGCGCGCCGTCCAGAAGGCCACCAACAGCGTGATCTGGCGGATCGCCGTCTTCTACCTGGGCTCGATCTTCATCGTGCTGACCCTGCTGCCGTGGAACGACGCGTCGATCCTCAAGGACGGCAGCTATGTCGCCGCCCTGAACTCGATCGGCATTCCGCACGCCGGACAGGTGATGGACGTCATCGTGCTGACGGCCGTGCTGTCCTGCCTCAACTCCGGCCTCTACACGGCCTCGCGGATGGCGTTCTCGCTCGGCGAGCGCGGTGACGCGCCGAAGGCGTTCGCCCGGACGAACAAGCGGGGCGTGCCGCGGGCGGCCATCCTGTCCTCCGTCGTCTTCGGTTTCGTCGCCGTGTTCTTCAACTACCAGTGGCCGGACACCGTCTTCCAGTTCCTGCTGAACTCCTCCGGTGCCGTCGCCCTGTTCGTCTGGCTGGTCATCTGCTTCACCCAGCTGCGGATGCGCGGCATCATCCTGCGCGAGTCGCCGGAGAAGCTGGTCGTGCGGATGTGGCTCTTCCCGTACCTGACCTGGGCGACGATCGCCATGATCTCGTTCGTGCTGGTCTACATGCTGACCGACGACAGCGGACGTGAGCAGGTGCTGCTCTCGCTGCTCGTCGCGGCGATCGTGGTGGCGATCTCGCTGGTGCGTGACGTCCGTCAGCGCAGGGCCGGAGCGGCCGCGGTCACGGCGGACGCGTCCGCCGACGCCTGA
- a CDS encoding amino acid permease, with product MHDAPPPTQQEPLSHGLKQRHLTMLGLGGVIGAGLFVGSGAGIAVAGPGIVVSYLIAGALAMLVMRMLGEMSAAIPASGAFSVHAERALGRWAGFSVGWLYWFLLVVVLAVEATAAAQIAHGWVPGVDQWAWVLAFMVVFTVTNLTAVKNFGEFEFWFAALKVAAIVSFLVLGLLAVFGLLPDTDPVGLTDLTGQGGFLPNGWGGVVSGVLTVVFAFGGLEVVTIAAAETDDPARAVGRAVRSAVVRILFFYVGSMLVIVTVLPWTAQQAGLSPYVKVLDAIGVPSAGQIMNIVVFVALLSALNANLYGASRMVFSLAERGEGPRGLLKVSGSGGGGGVPRRAVLASVAFGFVSVLLNLKWPDSVFLYLLNSVGAVLLFVWGLIAASQLRLRRRLEREAPEALTLRMWCFPWLTWVTLAALVAVLVLMLTDDAARPQVLWSAGATGLVLLVAGARELRDRRRA from the coding sequence ATGCACGACGCCCCTCCCCCCACGCAGCAGGAACCGCTCTCGCACGGACTGAAGCAGCGCCATCTGACCATGCTCGGCCTGGGCGGGGTGATCGGCGCCGGACTCTTCGTCGGTTCGGGCGCCGGGATCGCGGTCGCCGGGCCGGGCATCGTCGTGTCGTATCTGATCGCCGGCGCGCTCGCGATGCTGGTGATGCGGATGCTCGGCGAGATGTCGGCCGCGATACCTGCCTCCGGCGCCTTCTCCGTCCATGCCGAGCGGGCGCTCGGTCGCTGGGCCGGGTTCAGTGTGGGATGGCTCTACTGGTTCCTGCTGGTGGTCGTCCTCGCCGTGGAGGCGACGGCCGCCGCGCAGATCGCCCACGGCTGGGTGCCGGGCGTGGACCAGTGGGCGTGGGTGCTGGCGTTCATGGTGGTGTTCACCGTCACGAATCTGACCGCGGTGAAGAACTTCGGCGAGTTCGAGTTCTGGTTCGCCGCTCTCAAGGTCGCCGCGATCGTGAGCTTCCTGGTGCTCGGGCTGCTCGCCGTGTTCGGTCTGCTCCCGGACACCGATCCGGTCGGGCTGACCGATCTCACCGGGCAGGGCGGCTTCCTGCCGAACGGCTGGGGCGGCGTCGTCTCGGGCGTGCTGACCGTCGTCTTCGCGTTCGGCGGCCTGGAGGTCGTGACGATCGCTGCGGCCGAGACCGACGACCCGGCGCGCGCGGTGGGACGTGCGGTGCGCAGCGCGGTCGTGCGGATCCTCTTCTTCTACGTCGGCTCGATGCTGGTGATCGTCACGGTGCTGCCCTGGACCGCGCAGCAGGCCGGACTGAGTCCGTACGTCAAGGTCCTGGACGCGATCGGGGTGCCGTCGGCCGGGCAGATCATGAACATCGTGGTGTTCGTGGCGCTGCTCTCCGCGCTGAACGCCAATCTCTACGGCGCGTCCCGGATGGTCTTCTCGCTGGCCGAGCGCGGCGAGGGGCCCCGCGGACTGCTCAAGGTGTCGGGGAGCGGTGGCGGGGGCGGGGTGCCGCGGCGGGCGGTCCTCGCATCGGTCGCCTTCGGCTTCGTCTCCGTACTGCTCAATCTGAAGTGGCCCGACTCCGTCTTCCTCTATCTGCTCAACTCGGTGGGCGCGGTGCTGCTGTTCGTCTGGGGGCTGATCGCCGCGTCGCAGCTGCGGCTGCGCCGCCGGCTGGAGCGCGAGGCGCCCGAGGCGCTGACCTTGCGGATGTGGTGCTTCCCGTGGCTGACCTGGGTGACGCTGGCCGCGCTCGTGGCCGTACTGGTGCTGATGCTGACCGATGACGCGGCGCGCCCGCAGGTGCTGTGGTCGGCGGGGGCGACGGGTCTGGTGCTGCTCGTCGCGGGGGCGCGGGAGCTGCGGGACCGGCGACGGGCCTGA